A DNA window from Bradyrhizobium sp. CCBAU 53421 contains the following coding sequences:
- the cckA gene encoding cell cycle histidine kinase CckA, which yields MTADSNDPPATEPFVAHGPARRSGSILLVLLIATGIVAVAVWLMTIGRTQAQPYILFVLALLATVGLFNLFALAAGIIRFSDRATDDPVMARIADQAQEGLVVTDSRGHVVYSNAAYLTLTGAAGPQDVRPVERVFIGNPDVSEAVFRLLKAAREGKRQQEEVRIAGHEAGQGGGQGRWLRLRVRPLGEGKRDAKYAVWSIADVTRDRERQEDVFQELRHAIEYLDHAPCGFFSVNPAGEIAYVNATLANWLDYDLAEIGSGGLKLTDIVSGDGAALLTSIAAVPGEVKTEVFDIDLRMRGGKTVPVRLYHKLAFGADGAAGASRTLVISRARDEHSDPERAAEVRFMRFFDHTPMAIATVDRGGNVVGANARYAKLAQGLNGDGGAAKSIFRAVNPRDRGLLIAAINQAAEGQGDIAPVEVMLDGAKERFAQFFVTTVEKDERDAETAIVYMLETTERRALENQINQSQKMEMVGQLAGGIAHDFNNVLSAIMMANDFLLNAHKPTDPSFQDIMQIKQNATRAATLVRQLLAFSRRQTLRPQVLDLGDALSDLTMLLRRLIGEKVKLDLVHGRDLWPVKVDVSQFEQVVVNLAVNARDAMPDGGKLIIRTANVPTEEAAQLANKGMPAADYVKIEISDTGTGIPHEIIDKIFEPFFSTKEVGKGTGLGLSTVYGIVKQTGGFVYVDSVPGSGTTFRIYLPRHRQEQEVAPEAHAGNGAAKETAAAAEAAKPKPDLTGQGTILLVEDEDGLRSLNARGLRSRGYSVIEAANGVEALEAFEEKNGAVDLVVSDVVMPEMDGPTLLKEMRSRNAELKIIFVSGYAEDAFEKSLPENQQFAFLPKPFTLTQLVAAVKETMTAAN from the coding sequence ATGACCGCCGATAGCAACGATCCTCCCGCGACCGAGCCGTTCGTGGCTCACGGGCCAGCGCGGCGGAGCGGCAGCATCCTGCTGGTGCTCCTGATCGCCACCGGCATCGTCGCGGTGGCGGTCTGGCTCATGACAATCGGCCGGACCCAGGCGCAGCCCTATATCCTCTTCGTGCTGGCGCTGCTCGCCACCGTCGGGCTGTTCAACCTGTTCGCCCTTGCCGCCGGCATCATCCGCTTCTCCGACCGCGCCACCGACGATCCGGTGATGGCGCGGATCGCCGACCAGGCCCAGGAAGGGCTCGTCGTCACCGACTCCCGCGGCCACGTGGTCTATTCCAACGCCGCCTATCTCACGCTGACCGGCGCGGCGGGTCCGCAGGACGTCCGTCCGGTCGAGCGGGTCTTCATCGGCAACCCCGACGTCTCCGAGGCGGTGTTCCGCCTCCTGAAGGCGGCGCGCGAGGGCAAGCGCCAGCAGGAGGAGGTCCGCATTGCCGGCCATGAGGCCGGGCAAGGTGGCGGACAGGGCCGCTGGCTGCGCCTGCGGGTACGCCCGCTCGGCGAAGGCAAGCGCGACGCGAAATATGCCGTGTGGTCGATCGCCGACGTCACCCGCGACCGCGAGCGCCAGGAAGACGTGTTCCAGGAGCTGCGGCACGCGATCGAATATCTCGATCATGCGCCATGCGGCTTCTTCTCGGTCAATCCGGCCGGCGAGATCGCCTATGTCAACGCGACGCTCGCCAACTGGCTGGACTACGACCTCGCCGAGATCGGCTCGGGGGGCCTGAAGCTGACCGACATCGTTTCGGGCGACGGCGCGGCGCTCTTGACCTCGATCGCTGCGGTGCCCGGCGAGGTCAAGACCGAGGTGTTCGACATCGACCTGCGCATGCGCGGCGGCAAGACCGTGCCGGTGCGGCTCTATCACAAGCTCGCCTTCGGCGCCGACGGCGCCGCGGGCGCCTCGCGCACGCTGGTGATCAGCCGTGCCCGCGACGAGCATTCCGATCCGGAGCGCGCCGCCGAGGTGCGCTTCATGCGCTTCTTCGATCATACGCCGATGGCGATCGCGACCGTCGATCGCGGCGGCAACGTGGTCGGCGCCAATGCGCGCTATGCCAAGCTGGCGCAGGGGCTGAACGGCGACGGCGGTGCGGCCAAGTCGATCTTCCGTGCGGTCAATCCGCGCGACCGTGGCCTTCTGATCGCCGCGATCAACCAGGCTGCCGAGGGCCAGGGCGACATCGCGCCGGTCGAGGTGATGCTCGACGGCGCGAAGGAGCGCTTCGCCCAGTTCTTCGTCACGACGGTGGAGAAGGACGAGCGCGACGCTGAGACCGCGATCGTCTACATGCTCGAGACCACCGAGCGGCGCGCGCTTGAGAACCAGATCAACCAGTCGCAGAAGATGGAGATGGTCGGCCAGCTCGCCGGCGGCATCGCGCACGATTTCAACAACGTGCTGTCGGCCATCATGATGGCCAACGACTTCCTGCTGAACGCGCACAAGCCGACCGACCCGTCGTTCCAGGACATCATGCAGATCAAGCAGAACGCCACCCGCGCCGCGACGCTGGTGCGGCAGCTGCTTGCGTTCTCGCGCCGCCAGACGCTGCGGCCGCAGGTGCTCGATCTCGGCGATGCGCTGTCGGACCTCACCATGCTGCTGCGCCGCCTGATCGGCGAGAAGGTCAAGCTCGACCTCGTGCATGGCCGCGATCTGTGGCCGGTGAAGGTCGACGTCTCGCAGTTCGAACAGGTGGTGGTCAATCTCGCGGTCAACGCGCGTGACGCGATGCCGGACGGCGGCAAGCTGATCATCCGCACCGCCAACGTGCCGACCGAGGAAGCGGCCCAGCTCGCCAACAAGGGCATGCCGGCGGCGGACTATGTGAAGATCGAGATTTCGGACACCGGCACCGGCATTCCGCACGAGATCATCGACAAGATCTTCGAGCCGTTCTTCTCGACCAAGGAAGTCGGCAAGGGCACCGGCCTCGGCCTGTCCACGGTCTACGGCATCGTCAAGCAGACCGGCGGCTTCGTCTATGTCGATTCCGTGCCGGGCAGCGGCACCACGTTCCGGATCTATCTGCCGCGGCATCGCCAGGAGCAGGAGGTTGCACCGGAGGCGCATGCCGGCAACGGCGCGGCCAAGGAAACCGCAGCCGCCGCGGAAGCCGCCAAGCCGAAGCCGGATCTCACCGGGCAGGGCACCATCCTGCTGGTCGAGGACGAGGACGGCCTGCGCTCGCTCAATGCGCGCGGCCTGCGCTCGCGCGGCTACAGCGTGATCGAGGCGGCCAACGGCGTCGAGGCGCTGGAGGCGTTCGAGGAGAAGAATGGCGCCGTCGATCTCGTCGTCTCCGACGTCGTGATGCCGGAGATGGACGGGCCGACGCTGCTGAAGGAAATGCGCAGCCGCAATGCAGAGCTGAAGATCATCTTCGTCTCCGGCTATGCCGAGGATGCCTTCGAGAAGAGCCTGCCGGAGAACCAGCAATTCGCGTTCCTGCCGAAGCCGTTCACGCTGACGCAGCTGGTCGCCGCGGTGAAGGAAACCATGACGGCGGCGAACTAG
- a CDS encoding TIM44-like domain-containing protein, producing MNFSQRTRGIVRAIAVAMALALPVMMTVSAADARVGGGGSRGSRTFSAPPSTNTAPGSVAPMNRTFSQPGSPSMGSPAAANSGGLFGRGGMGRGLLGGLAAGFLGAGLFGMLFGGGLFSGLGGLSSMLGLLLQIGLIVLVVRLAMSWWQRRNAPAAAYAGGPDVGPGPQANARSGFGFGLGGGSNAPVEIAPGDYETFERLLGDIQTAWSNEDIAKLHTLATPEMVSYFSKDLEENKARNVTNKVTNVKLLQGDLAEAWREGDSEYATVAMRYSLVDTMLERGTGRQVSGGQPEEVTEVWTFVRQRGGNWELSAIQQTN from the coding sequence ATGAATTTCTCGCAACGCACGCGTGGAATTGTCCGGGCGATCGCCGTCGCGATGGCGCTGGCGCTGCCCGTGATGATGACCGTCTCGGCGGCCGACGCCCGCGTCGGCGGCGGCGGCTCGCGCGGCTCGCGGACATTCTCCGCGCCGCCCTCGACCAACACCGCGCCGGGCTCGGTGGCGCCGATGAACCGTACTTTCAGCCAGCCCGGCAGCCCCAGCATGGGCTCGCCGGCGGCAGCGAATTCCGGTGGCCTGTTCGGTCGCGGCGGAATGGGACGCGGCCTGCTCGGCGGCCTGGCCGCGGGCTTCCTCGGCGCCGGCCTGTTCGGCATGCTGTTCGGCGGCGGCTTGTTCTCGGGCCTCGGCGGCCTGTCGTCGATGCTCGGCCTGCTGCTGCAGATCGGCCTGATCGTGCTCGTGGTCCGGCTCGCGATGTCGTGGTGGCAGCGCCGCAATGCGCCGGCCGCCGCCTACGCGGGTGGCCCCGACGTCGGCCCCGGTCCGCAGGCGAACGCCCGTTCCGGCTTCGGGTTTGGCCTCGGCGGCGGATCGAACGCGCCGGTCGAGATTGCGCCTGGCGACTACGAGACGTTCGAGCGCCTGCTCGGCGACATCCAGACCGCGTGGTCGAACGAGGACATCGCCAAGCTGCACACGCTCGCGACGCCGGAGATGGTGTCGTACTTCTCGAAGGATCTCGAGGAGAACAAGGCGCGCAACGTCACCAACAAGGTGACCAATGTGAAGCTGTTGCAAGGCGATCTGGCGGAAGCCTGGCGCGAAGGCGACAGCGAATATGCGACGGTCGCGATGCGCTACTCGCTGGTCGACACCATGCTGGAGCGCGGCACCGGCCGTCAGGTCAGCGGCGGGCAACCGGAGGAGGTCACCGAGGTCTGGACCTTCGTGCGCCAGCGCGGCGGCAATTGGGAACTCTCGGCGATCCAGCAGACCAACTGA
- a CDS encoding lectin, which produces MAAPPATAQTADTGFFVTSNGIGNGGNLGGLAGADNHCQTLAQAAGFGAPKTWRAYLSTQAADGKVAVNARDRIGNGPWKNVKGVVVAKDVADLHSAGNNLTKQTALSEKGEVVNGAGDTPNRHDVLTGSQADGTAFAAGEDRTCKNWTSSTQGAAMVGHFDRKGLRDDEPSKSWNTSHPSRGPDGGCSQADLKSTGGDGLLYCFAAN; this is translated from the coding sequence ATGGCCGCGCCGCCGGCAACGGCGCAGACCGCCGACACCGGCTTCTTCGTCACCAGCAACGGCATCGGCAATGGCGGCAATCTCGGCGGCCTCGCCGGCGCCGACAATCATTGCCAGACCCTGGCGCAAGCCGCGGGCTTCGGCGCGCCGAAGACGTGGCGCGCCTATCTCTCGACCCAGGCGGCCGACGGCAAGGTAGCGGTGAACGCGCGCGATCGCATTGGCAACGGCCCGTGGAAGAATGTGAAGGGCGTCGTGGTCGCCAAGGACGTCGCCGACCTGCACAGCGCCGGCAACAATCTCACCAAGCAGACCGCCCTGTCCGAGAAGGGCGAGGTCGTCAACGGTGCCGGCGACACGCCGAACCGCCACGACGTGCTGACGGGATCGCAAGCCGACGGTACCGCGTTTGCGGCCGGCGAGGACCGCACCTGCAAGAACTGGACAAGCAGCACACAAGGCGCCGCGATGGTCGGGCATTTCGACCGCAAGGGCCTGCGCGACGACGAGCCGTCGAAATCCTGGAACACGTCGCATCCCTCGCGCGGTCCTGACGGCGGCTGCTCGCAGGCCGATCTGAAGAGCACCGGCGGCGACGGCCTGCTGTACTGCTTCGCGGCGAATTGA
- a CDS encoding DUF3606 domain-containing protein, whose translation MADNKKKRGAQDRALIALSEPYEVAYWSKKFKVTPAKLKAAVKKVGHSAKKVEAHFKEQRHMAADRARIAISEPYEVRYWSKKFKVTPARLKAAVGEVGHSSKKVEAYFAAKKKTAKKKKAAKKTAKKAGKRKKS comes from the coding sequence ATGGCGGACAACAAGAAGAAGCGGGGCGCGCAGGATCGCGCTCTGATCGCGTTGAGCGAGCCCTACGAAGTTGCGTACTGGTCCAAGAAGTTCAAGGTCACGCCGGCAAAGCTCAAGGCCGCCGTCAAGAAGGTCGGGCATTCCGCCAAGAAGGTGGAAGCCCATTTCAAGGAGCAGCGGCACATGGCTGCCGACCGCGCGCGGATCGCGATCAGCGAGCCCTACGAGGTCCGCTACTGGTCGAAGAAGTTCAAGGTGACCCCTGCCCGCCTCAAGGCCGCGGTGGGCGAGGTCGGACATTCCTCGAAGAAGGTCGAGGCCTACTTCGCGGCGAAGAAGAAAACCGCGAAGAAAAAGAAGGCTGCGAAGAAGACCGCCAAGAAGGCCGGTAAGCGCAAGAAGAGCTGA
- a CDS encoding glutathione S-transferase yields the protein MHYQLYYWPMIQGRGEYVRLALEDAGAEYTDVARGKGGTGAMMKMMDAHKGTPPFAPPFLKAGQLVIGQTANILLYLGARHGLAPKAEGGKLWVHELQLTIADLVLEIHDTHHPLGPSLYYEDQKAPAKKRTEEFWKSRVPKYLGYFEGLVAANGGAFVTGRRLTYADLSLFQIVEGLRYAFPKRMAAFEKKVPRLIALRDRVAERPNIKAYLASARRIPFNEEGIFRRYKALDL from the coding sequence ATGCACTATCAGCTCTACTACTGGCCGATGATCCAGGGCCGCGGAGAATATGTCCGCCTCGCGCTCGAGGATGCGGGCGCTGAATATACCGATGTCGCGCGCGGCAAGGGCGGCACCGGCGCCATGATGAAGATGATGGATGCGCACAAGGGCACGCCGCCGTTTGCGCCGCCGTTCCTCAAGGCGGGCCAGCTCGTGATCGGGCAAACCGCCAACATCCTGCTCTATCTCGGCGCCCGCCATGGCCTGGCGCCGAAGGCGGAAGGCGGAAAGCTCTGGGTGCACGAGTTGCAGCTGACGATTGCAGACCTCGTGCTGGAGATTCACGACACCCATCATCCGCTCGGGCCGTCGCTGTATTACGAGGACCAGAAGGCGCCGGCGAAGAAGCGCACGGAAGAGTTCTGGAAATCGCGGGTGCCGAAATATCTCGGCTATTTCGAGGGTCTCGTTGCGGCGAACGGCGGCGCCTTCGTCACCGGCCGCCGGCTGACCTACGCCGATTTGTCGCTGTTCCAGATCGTGGAAGGCCTGCGCTACGCCTTTCCGAAGCGCATGGCAGCCTTCGAGAAGAAGGTTCCGCGCCTGATCGCGCTGCGCGATCGCGTCGCCGAGCGTCCGAACATCAAGGCGTATCTCGCCAGCGCGCGGCGGATTCCGTTCAACGAGGAGGGGATCTTCCGGCGCTACAAGGCGCTGGATTTGTGA
- a CDS encoding GFA family protein: MAESKTYTGGCHCGQVRFECTTDMAMVTACNCSICTKKGLHFVFMPPSSFQLRAGAENLKEYLFNRHAIRHQLCVDCGVDVFARGKKPDGTDIVALNVSCIDGIDLSKIAMTPVDGRNR, from the coding sequence ATGGCTGAGAGCAAGACCTACACCGGCGGCTGTCATTGCGGCCAGGTGCGCTTCGAATGCACCACCGACATGGCGATGGTCACCGCCTGCAACTGCTCGATCTGCACCAAGAAGGGCCTGCACTTCGTGTTCATGCCGCCGTCGAGCTTCCAGCTTCGCGCCGGCGCCGAGAATTTGAAAGAATATCTCTTTAACCGCCATGCGATCCGCCACCAGCTCTGCGTCGACTGCGGCGTCGACGTGTTCGCGCGTGGCAAGAAGCCCGATGGCACCGACATCGTGGCGCTCAATGTCAGCTGCATCGACGGCATCGATCTGTCGAAGATCGCGATGACGCCGGTGGATGGACGGAACCGGTGA
- a CDS encoding isoprenylcysteine carboxylmethyltransferase family protein: MIAKLLLQNTFFVIAMAALLFAFAGTLHWPGAWAYLIASALIGPACGLWLAKVDPGLLAERMRLTAREGQPAEDKRFMLVFLVIAVLWFVAMGLDRRFGGANAGVPLIVLGLALYLLSTVLILWVFRTNSFAAPVVKVQTERDHHVISTGPYALVRHPMYASVMLFFIGVPLTLGSWWGLAFVPVFFAMFAFRTRIEERTLVAGLSGYADYAARVRYRLVPGLW, from the coding sequence ATGATCGCAAAGCTCCTGCTGCAGAATACTTTCTTCGTCATCGCCATGGCCGCGCTGCTGTTTGCCTTTGCCGGCACGCTGCACTGGCCCGGCGCGTGGGCCTACCTGATCGCCTCTGCGCTGATCGGCCCGGCCTGCGGGCTGTGGCTTGCCAAGGTCGATCCCGGCCTGCTGGCCGAGCGCATGCGGCTCACCGCGCGTGAGGGCCAGCCCGCCGAGGACAAGCGCTTCATGCTGGTGTTCCTCGTCATTGCCGTGCTGTGGTTCGTCGCGATGGGCCTCGATCGCCGCTTCGGCGGCGCCAATGCCGGCGTGCCGCTGATCGTGCTCGGCCTTGCGCTGTATCTGTTATCGACCGTGCTGATCCTGTGGGTGTTCCGCACCAATTCGTTCGCAGCCCCGGTCGTGAAGGTGCAGACCGAGCGCGACCATCACGTGATCTCGACCGGGCCCTACGCGCTGGTCCGCCATCCGATGTATGCGAGCGTGATGCTGTTCTTCATCGGCGTGCCGCTGACGCTCGGCTCCTGGTGGGGCCTTGCCTTCGTGCCGGTGTTCTTCGCGATGTTCGCGTTCCGCACCCGGATTGAGGAGCGCACGCTGGTGGCGGGACTATCAGGCTATGCCGATTATGCGGCACGGGTGCGCTATCGCCTCGTGCCCGGACTGTGGTGA
- a CDS encoding helix-turn-helix transcriptional regulator — protein MTAAMQLTNVLKTLADPTRRAVFERIIREGEIAATGLVQGSKVSQPAVSQHLRALRDAGLVAERREGRHIHYRVAPKGLGPLIDWLGHYETFWAERFANLERLLKESE, from the coding sequence ATGACCGCCGCCATGCAGTTGACCAACGTGCTCAAGACCCTCGCGGACCCGACGCGGCGGGCGGTGTTCGAGCGGATCATCCGGGAAGGCGAGATCGCCGCGACCGGGCTGGTGCAGGGCTCCAAGGTGTCGCAGCCCGCGGTGTCGCAGCATTTGCGCGCGCTGCGCGATGCCGGGCTCGTCGCCGAGCGGCGCGAGGGGCGGCACATCCATTACCGCGTCGCGCCGAAGGGGCTCGGCCCGCTGATCGACTGGCTCGGCCATTACGAGACGTTCTGGGCCGAGCGCTTCGCAAATCTGGAACGGCTGTTGAAGGAGAGTGAGTGA
- a CDS encoding SRPBCC domain-containing protein, producing the protein MSETHAITVEKVLPYAADKIWRTLTTSDLLMKWLMPNDFRPSVGHRFNFRTKPMGDWDGVVHCEVLDCDPPRLLRYSWKGGADSNPQYGSKLDSVVTWTLTPVEAGTHVRMVHDGFVFPGNRFAFDMMSPGWGKIVDAIGRVTAEA; encoded by the coding sequence ATGAGTGAGACGCACGCGATCACGGTCGAGAAGGTGCTGCCTTATGCCGCCGACAAGATCTGGCGGACGCTGACCACGAGCGACTTGCTGATGAAATGGCTGATGCCGAACGATTTCCGGCCGAGCGTCGGACACCGCTTCAATTTCCGCACCAAGCCGATGGGCGATTGGGACGGCGTCGTGCATTGCGAGGTGCTGGATTGCGATCCGCCGCGCCTGCTGCGCTATTCCTGGAAGGGGGGCGCCGACAGCAATCCGCAATACGGCTCGAAACTCGACTCGGTCGTCACCTGGACGCTGACGCCGGTCGAGGCCGGCACGCATGTCCGCATGGTGCATGATGGCTTCGTGTTCCCCGGCAACCGCTTCGCGTTCGACATGATGAGCCCGGGCTGGGGCAAGATCGTCGATGCGATCGGGCGGGTCACCGCGGAGGCCTGA
- a CDS encoding Kazal-type serine protease inhibitor family protein produces MKTALLIWFAALALLVAVPTGADAARLGKSCGGLAGVQCSRSGQFCQFKPGQCGRADQTGTCAFRPTICNKIFKPVCGCDGKTYGNDCERRAAGASKAQDGKCAS; encoded by the coding sequence ATGAAGACAGCGCTTTTGATCTGGTTCGCGGCGCTGGCCTTGTTGGTCGCTGTCCCGACCGGCGCCGATGCGGCCCGCCTCGGCAAATCATGCGGCGGTCTTGCCGGCGTGCAATGCAGCCGTAGCGGCCAGTTCTGCCAGTTCAAGCCGGGCCAGTGCGGCCGCGCCGACCAGACCGGCACCTGCGCGTTCCGGCCGACGATCTGCAACAAGATCTTCAAGCCGGTGTGCGGCTGCGACGGCAAGACCTATGGCAATGATTGCGAACGCCGCGCCGCCGGAGCTTCCAAGGCGCAGGACGGCAAGTGCGCATCTTGA
- a CDS encoding fumarate hydratase, giving the protein MNAPSAFPDQQKPVPPYKHTPLFPLGADTTPYKKVTSEGVRVEKVLGKDMLVVSREALRALSEAAFGDINHYLRPGHLKQLRSILEDKEASDNDKFVAFDFLKNANIAAGGVLPMCQDTGTAIIMGKKGCNVITDGDDEAALSEGARDAYLRRNLRYSQVAPLSMYEEKNTANNMPAQCEIYAEGDDAYKFMFMAKGGGSANKSFLFQATPSVLTKDRLLAFLKEKVLTLGTAACPPYHLAIVIGGTSAELCMKTVKLASARYLDALPTHGSADGNAFRDLEMEQEILKMTQSLGVGAQFGGKYFCHDVRVIRMPRHGASLPIGLGVSCSADRQVLGKITKDGVYLEELEHNPAQYLPAVEQSLGGDVVKIDLNKPMKEILATLSQYPIKTRVSMTGTMIVARDSAHAKLRERLEKGEQLPDYFKNHPVYYAGPAKTPDGYASGAFGPTTAGRMDSFVDQFQAAGGSMVMVAKGNRAVAVREACKKHGGFYLGSIGGAAANLAEHCIKKVEVVEYPELGMEAIWRIEVVDFPAFIIIDDKGNDFFKELNLG; this is encoded by the coding sequence ATGAACGCCCCCTCAGCCTTCCCCGACCAGCAGAAGCCCGTTCCGCCCTACAAGCACACCCCGCTGTTCCCGCTGGGTGCCGACACCACGCCCTACAAGAAGGTCACGAGCGAGGGCGTCCGGGTCGAGAAGGTGCTGGGCAAGGATATGCTGGTGGTGTCGCGGGAGGCGCTGCGGGCGCTGTCCGAGGCCGCCTTCGGCGACATCAACCACTATCTGCGGCCGGGCCATCTGAAGCAGCTGCGCTCGATCCTCGAGGACAAGGAAGCCAGCGACAACGACAAGTTCGTCGCCTTCGATTTCCTGAAGAACGCCAACATCGCGGCCGGCGGCGTGCTGCCGATGTGCCAGGACACCGGCACCGCGATCATCATGGGCAAGAAGGGCTGCAACGTCATCACCGACGGCGACGACGAGGCGGCGCTGTCCGAAGGCGCGCGCGACGCCTATCTGCGCCGCAATTTGCGCTACTCGCAGGTAGCTCCCTTGTCGATGTATGAGGAGAAGAACACCGCCAACAACATGCCGGCGCAGTGCGAGATCTACGCCGAGGGCGACGACGCCTACAAGTTCATGTTCATGGCCAAGGGCGGCGGAAGCGCCAACAAGAGCTTCCTGTTCCAGGCGACGCCGTCGGTCTTGACCAAGGATCGGCTGCTGGCCTTCCTGAAGGAGAAGGTGCTGACGCTCGGCACCGCGGCGTGCCCGCCATATCACCTTGCGATCGTGATCGGCGGCACCTCGGCCGAGCTCTGCATGAAGACCGTGAAGCTTGCCTCGGCGCGCTATCTCGATGCGCTGCCGACCCACGGCTCGGCCGACGGCAACGCCTTCCGCGATCTCGAGATGGAGCAGGAAATCCTCAAGATGACGCAAAGCCTGGGGGTGGGCGCGCAGTTCGGCGGCAAGTATTTCTGCCACGACGTGCGCGTGATCCGGATGCCGCGCCACGGCGCATCGCTGCCGATCGGGCTCGGCGTGTCGTGCTCGGCGGACCGTCAGGTGCTCGGCAAGATCACCAAGGACGGCGTCTATCTCGAGGAGCTCGAGCACAACCCGGCACAGTATCTGCCTGCGGTCGAGCAGTCGCTCGGCGGCGATGTCGTCAAGATCGACCTCAACAAGCCGATGAAGGAGATCTTGGCGACGCTCTCGCAATATCCGATCAAGACCCGCGTCTCGATGACCGGCACCATGATCGTGGCACGCGACTCCGCGCATGCCAAGCTGCGCGAGCGGCTGGAGAAGGGCGAGCAGCTGCCGGATTATTTCAAGAACCACCCGGTGTACTACGCCGGTCCCGCCAAGACGCCCGATGGTTACGCCTCCGGCGCATTCGGCCCGACCACGGCCGGCCGCATGGACTCTTTCGTCGACCAGTTCCAGGCCGCCGGCGGATCGATGGTGATGGTCGCCAAGGGCAACCGCGCGGTCGCGGTGCGCGAGGCCTGCAAGAAGCACGGCGGCTTCTATCTTGGCTCGATCGGTGGCGCCGCGGCGAACCTCGCCGAGCACTGCATCAAGAAGGTCGAGGTGGTCGAATATCCCGAGCTCGGCATGGAAGCGATCTGGCGCATCGAGGTGGTCGACTTCCCGGCCTTCATCATCATCGATGACAAGGGCAACGACTTCTTCAAGGAATTGAATCTGGGTTGA
- a CDS encoding DUF429 domain-containing protein translates to MIAVGLDGFSEGWVAVSIDGDQHTLSFHAGIADALARPFDRAGIDIPIGMTDDGKRDCDLLARERLRPHTSRVFTGARRWLWRDFDHPDAANREALRRGQTRVSRQLWHIGPKIMEVDAFVRANAARDIREVHPELVFLRLNGGTPLPRKKSEEGDALRRRLLKRSGFRDIDRWLTEARIGTGAKRDDVLDACAVALAAHEPCGCVPEGPPSFDAHRLPMQIWF, encoded by the coding sequence TTGATTGCGGTCGGCCTCGACGGATTCTCCGAAGGCTGGGTCGCCGTCAGCATCGACGGCGACCAGCACACGCTTTCCTTTCACGCTGGCATTGCGGACGCGCTGGCGCGACCGTTCGATCGCGCCGGGATAGACATCCCGATCGGCATGACCGATGACGGCAAGCGCGATTGCGACCTGCTTGCGCGTGAGCGCCTGCGTCCGCACACCTCGCGCGTCTTCACCGGCGCGCGGCGCTGGCTGTGGCGGGACTTCGACCATCCCGATGCGGCGAACCGTGAAGCGCTGCGCCGCGGCCAGACCCGCGTCTCGCGCCAGCTCTGGCACATCGGGCCGAAGATCATGGAGGTCGATGCGTTCGTCCGCGCCAACGCCGCGCGGGACATCCGAGAGGTGCATCCCGAACTGGTGTTCCTGCGCCTGAACGGCGGCACGCCGTTGCCGCGCAAGAAGTCGGAGGAGGGCGATGCGCTGCGCCGCAGGCTGCTGAAGCGATCGGGCTTTCGCGACATCGACCGCTGGCTCACCGAGGCGCGGATCGGCACCGGCGCCAAACGTGATGACGTGCTGGATGCCTGCGCGGTGGCGTTGGCGGCGCACGAGCCCTGCGGATGCGTTCCGGAAGGACCGCCGTCGTTTGACGCGCACCGTCTGCCGATGCAAATCTGGTTCTGA